In Sphingobacteriaceae bacterium, one genomic interval encodes:
- a CDS encoding TonB-dependent receptor, giving the protein MNAQNTYFLKGHVYEEKTNDSLEGAIINIDGKMFAVSNGGGYYEGYTIPGSHTISCQMFGYSTKTINVNFKEGDAATYDFYLSDANTALDEVVISAGKYEQKLSDVSVSMEILKPTLIENKNVTSLDQILGQVSGVTMADGQASIRGGSGFSYGAGSRVLMLVDEMPMISADAGDIKWNYLPLENLEQVEVIKGASSALFGSSALNGVVNLRTLYARDKPITKLTMFYGSFDAPRKTYKWWKGSSQAQRGVNFSHCQKINNLDLVFAGHKFSDDGFRMLETEERERFNVNLRYNFKKVAGLSLGLNTNMMNTKGGLFFLWQNYDSAYVPQGRDIQRYNNNRINVDPYITYYKGANKFSLRNRYFKTENTNDKGQGSTAELYYSEFQHQVHFTKQLNITSGAVYMEQMILGDSLYGKHTGQNIAAYVQADKKIFQKLNISFGLRGEFYKVDTAKTNGYLLPKTSKVSLPFQPVARLGLNYQLFEYTFIRTSFGQGYRFPSVAEKYISTAVSALKIYPNASLQPERAFSAELGIKQGFKISNFKGFLDLAGFYTEYSDMIEFVFDIYKPGGKTGIFYLDQPFAGFKSQNIGKAVISGGEISLTGTGKIGPVNLTLFGGYTFINPVSPNYNPLTDTLGLPGIKTLKYRNRHLLKNDIQLDYKFISIGYSVRYQSKIENIDRRFVISVLHEYNDIANGVNWDEIPSTYILPGLRENLNDFQKDVWIHDARISFNLNKQLKFSFIVNNITNVEYQSRPGDVRPPTQYIGQISLKI; this is encoded by the coding sequence TTGAATGCACAGAATACTTATTTCTTAAAAGGCCATGTATATGAGGAAAAAACCAATGACTCGTTAGAAGGGGCAATAATTAATATTGACGGTAAAATGTTTGCGGTTAGTAACGGTGGTGGATATTATGAAGGATACACCATTCCGGGAAGTCACACTATTTCTTGTCAAATGTTTGGCTACTCAACCAAAACCATTAATGTAAATTTTAAAGAGGGTGACGCCGCCACATACGATTTTTATTTAAGTGATGCCAATACAGCGTTAGATGAAGTGGTGATAAGCGCCGGTAAATACGAACAAAAATTAAGTGATGTTTCGGTGAGTATGGAAATATTAAAACCAACTTTAATTGAAAATAAAAATGTGACATCGCTTGATCAAATTTTAGGTCAAGTTTCAGGTGTTACTATGGCCGATGGACAAGCCAGTATAAGAGGAGGAAGCGGTTTTAGTTATGGGGCCGGAAGCAGAGTTTTAATGCTGGTTGATGAAATGCCCATGATAAGTGCTGATGCAGGAGATATTAAATGGAACTATTTGCCACTAGAGAATTTAGAACAAGTTGAAGTAATAAAGGGTGCATCCTCTGCCCTGTTTGGTTCCAGTGCTTTAAATGGCGTTGTGAATTTACGAACCTTATACGCCCGGGATAAACCCATTACAAAATTGACAATGTTTTACGGAAGTTTTGATGCCCCCCGTAAAACTTACAAATGGTGGAAAGGAAGTTCTCAAGCACAAAGAGGAGTTAATTTTTCGCATTGTCAAAAAATAAATAATCTGGATTTGGTTTTTGCCGGTCATAAATTCAGCGACGATGGCTTCCGAATGCTGGAAACCGAAGAAAGAGAACGATTTAATGTGAATTTGCGCTATAACTTTAAAAAAGTGGCCGGTTTGTCCTTGGGATTAAATACCAATATGATGAACACCAAGGGCGGACTGTTTTTTCTTTGGCAAAATTATGATTCGGCCTATGTTCCGCAAGGCAGAGATATTCAAAGATATAATAACAATAGAATTAATGTAGACCCGTACATCACATACTATAAAGGAGCAAATAAGTTTTCATTGAGAAACCGCTATTTTAAAACTGAAAACACAAATGATAAAGGACAGGGAAGCACGGCCGAATTGTATTATTCAGAATTCCAACACCAGGTTCACTTTACCAAACAACTTAATATAACTTCCGGTGCTGTTTATATGGAACAAATGATTTTAGGCGACTCCTTGTATGGAAAACACACCGGCCAAAATATTGCAGCCTACGTACAAGCTGATAAAAAGATCTTTCAAAAACTAAATATTTCATTTGGTTTACGAGGAGAATTTTATAAAGTGGATACGGCAAAAACAAACGGTTATTTATTGCCTAAAACGAGTAAAGTAAGTTTACCATTTCAGCCCGTGGCCCGTTTAGGTTTAAATTATCAACTTTTTGAATATACTTTTATACGGACTTCGTTTGGACAAGGGTACCGGTTTCCGAGTGTAGCCGAAAAGTATATCAGTACTGCGGTAAGTGCTTTAAAAATATATCCTAACGCTTCGCTACAACCCGAAAGAGCTTTTAGTGCAGAATTAGGAATAAAACAGGGTTTCAAAATATCCAATTTTAAAGGCTTTTTAGATTTGGCCGGATTCTATACAGAATATAGTGATATGATTGAATTTGTTTTTGATATCTATAAACCCGGAGGAAAAACAGGAATTTTTTATCTCGATCAGCCCTTTGCGGGATTTAAATCTCAAAACATTGGAAAAGCAGTTATTAGCGGTGGCGAAATAAGCTTAACGGGAACAGGAAAAATTGGCCCCGTTAATCTAACGCTTTTCGGAGGTTATACCTTTATCAATCCCGTTTCTCCAAATTACAATCCTTTAACCGACACCTTAGGTTTGCCAGGCATTAAAACTTTAAAATACCGAAACCGACATTTATTGAAAAATGATATTCAATTAGATTATAAATTTATTTCAATTGGTTATAGCGTACGTTATCAAAGTAAGATTGAAAATATAGATAGAAGATTTGTAATAAGTGTTTTACATGAATATAATGATATTGCCAATGGGGTTAATTGGGATGAAATCCCTTCAACTTATATTTTACCCGGATTGCGGGAGAATTTAAATGACTTTCAAAAAGACGTATGGATACATGATGCGCGTATTTCATTTAACCTCAACAAACAATTAAAGTTTTCGTTCATAGTAAATAACATCACTAATGTTGAGTATCAATCAAGACCCGGAGATGTTCGTCCGCCAACACAATATATTGGACAAATTTCTCTCAAAATATAA
- a CDS encoding serine hydrolase, which produces MIRIYTSFIFLLTSFTFYKAQPLTASEIDALANKAIEAFEVPGIAIGIIKDGKLIHAKGYGVKNIETNEKVDENTFFGIASNSKAFTTAALSILIEEKKLIWDDKVRKYIPEFTLYDPYVSEEFTVRDLVCHRSGLGLGAGDLMMWPDSNLHSIEDIIHGMRYLKPVSSFRSKYDYNNNLFIIAGEVIKRISGKSWDDFIEQKIMIPLGMNNSAPCLSKLKEKKNVARPHAIVDGKMKVVPVGWSETANAAGGIQTNIVELSKWVIAQLNQGKYGDNNSSQLFSEKSQQQMWSIQTPIAVRTATPYNTKFSGYGLGWVINDVNGFKQVGHTGGLAGMVTQVTLIPELNLGIIVLTNQQVGAAFTSITNCIKDGYIGLTKKDWITENAERVKKANLYASRICDSINTNLKTNPVKLSEENLKKYSGKFRDSWYGDIQISLKNGRMFFNSSKSIRMKGEMFFYNTNTFIVKWNERSFDADAFVHFIVDNAGKVTGFKVEAFSPLTDFSFDFQNLDVFKVD; this is translated from the coding sequence ATGATTCGTATTTATACCAGCTTTATCTTTTTACTTACCTCTTTTACTTTTTACAAGGCACAACCCCTTACCGCATCTGAAATTGATGCATTAGCTAATAAAGCTATTGAAGCATTTGAGGTTCCTGGCATTGCCATAGGCATTATAAAAGATGGTAAACTCATACATGCAAAAGGTTATGGCGTGAAAAATATTGAAACAAATGAAAAAGTAGATGAAAATACGTTTTTCGGAATTGCATCCAATAGCAAAGCCTTTACAACAGCCGCACTATCTATATTAATTGAAGAAAAAAAACTTATTTGGGATGATAAAGTCAGAAAATATATTCCAGAATTTACCTTGTACGACCCATATGTAAGTGAGGAGTTTACAGTTCGTGATTTAGTATGTCATCGCAGTGGTTTAGGGCTTGGCGCCGGAGATTTGATGATGTGGCCCGATTCTAATTTACATAGTATAGAGGATATTATTCATGGAATGCGATACTTAAAGCCGGTAAGCAGTTTCAGAAGCAAATACGACTATAACAATAACCTTTTCATTATTGCAGGCGAAGTTATAAAAAGAATTAGCGGAAAAAGCTGGGATGATTTTATTGAACAAAAAATTATGATTCCTTTAGGCATGAATAATAGTGCTCCTTGTTTAAGTAAATTAAAAGAAAAAAAGAACGTTGCTCGACCACACGCAATAGTAGATGGAAAAATGAAAGTTGTACCCGTTGGCTGGAGTGAAACAGCTAACGCCGCCGGCGGAATTCAAACAAATATTGTTGAATTAAGTAAATGGGTAATTGCTCAATTGAACCAAGGAAAATACGGTGATAACAATTCTTCACAATTATTCAGCGAAAAATCGCAACAACAAATGTGGTCTATTCAAACTCCAATTGCTGTGCGAACCGCCACACCTTACAATACTAAATTTTCCGGATATGGTTTGGGTTGGGTAATTAATGATGTGAATGGATTTAAACAAGTGGGTCATACAGGCGGATTGGCGGGCATGGTTACACAGGTTACTTTGATTCCTGAATTAAATTTAGGAATCATTGTGCTAACCAATCAGCAAGTAGGTGCTGCCTTTACATCAATCACTAATTGCATTAAGGATGGATACATTGGCTTAACTAAAAAAGATTGGATTACTGAAAATGCCGAGCGAGTAAAAAAAGCAAATTTATACGCTTCAAGAATTTGTGACTCAATAAATACCAATTTGAAGACAAACCCTGTAAAATTATCTGAAGAAAATCTTAAGAAATATAGTGGTAAGTTTCGCGATAGCTGGTATGGAGACATTCAAATAAGTCTAAAAAACGGACGGATGTTTTTTAATTCCTCAAAATCAATTAGAATGAAAGGTGAAATGTTCTTTTATAATACAAATACATTTATTGTGAAATGGAACGAGCGTAGTTTTGATGCTGATGCATTTGTACATTTTATTGTTGATAACGCTGGCAAGGTTACCGGATTTAAAGTGGAAGCATTTTCGCCCCTGACAGATTTCAGTTTTGATTTTCAGAATTTAGATGTATTTAAAGTAGATTAA
- a CDS encoding DUF2142 domain-containing protein: MKTFLQKITPHYFFLISALLFGGFYLYFVPPLQVPDEHDHFRRAYHLADGHFLPQKENNRLGGKMPISFKEYVQPFRFAATNLKYTLDNTHYKQAKAASLYKDEMAFDDFPNTSNYNVVSYLPQTIALFIGKNLNAKPWILYEFGRIFSYLVWTVCMFMLIKKLPVCKWLFSVLLLLPMNLYLSNSFSADTMTNLFSFSFLGLSLNYAFDGRKFTAKRLYILLFIGLGLALAKVVYVWLIVSFLIIPVERFNNIRQKISLFLFILIVCLMASALWSLHVKSNLIAYADYNAAYKDNCCLSHCANFEAQKEIILSDVTYFPKVVYRSLFKHPYTYLAGYIGTFGNNDIPLPRGIFYFAYLFILWVAYKEQNEFKLSIKQKLILIGASLASFLTLLLSQHLTWDCVGEGIVDVLQGRYLIPLFPAIFIFISGVRKNETRLFFIPILLFVLLINLSSFKIIYNRYVKKTFISNLEWICDLEKTSNDLLATSDDSVFVQGTPSRCDSISFSGKYCAKLSPASPFCFTYKFKNITQGDLIEVSAWQKGEDCQVILSTVGKKCGEIYQTNHGNLIPNKNGWNKLHYVFTFNEPCKLTDSTEATFFLWNPKNQACYIDDLKFSIKKFGTDYLNHKSTLF, translated from the coding sequence TTGAAAACATTTCTTCAAAAAATAACTCCGCATTATTTTTTCCTGATCTCGGCCCTTTTATTTGGCGGATTCTATTTATACTTTGTACCTCCTTTACAGGTACCGGATGAGCATGATCATTTTAGAAGGGCATATCATTTAGCCGATGGGCATTTTCTTCCTCAAAAAGAAAATAACAGATTAGGCGGAAAAATGCCCATTTCATTTAAAGAATATGTTCAACCGTTTCGGTTTGCGGCCACCAATTTAAAATATACTTTAGATAACACGCATTACAAACAAGCCAAAGCTGCTTCACTTTATAAAGACGAAATGGCCTTTGATGATTTCCCAAATACGTCTAACTATAATGTTGTTTCTTATCTACCACAAACCATTGCTCTTTTCATTGGGAAAAATCTTAATGCAAAACCTTGGATTTTATATGAGTTCGGAAGAATTTTTAGTTATCTGGTATGGACAGTTTGCATGTTTATGTTAATCAAAAAACTGCCGGTTTGTAAATGGTTATTTAGCGTTTTGCTTTTATTACCCATGAATTTGTATTTGAGCAACTCGTTTAGCGCGGACACAATGACAAACTTATTTTCCTTTTCATTTCTTGGACTAAGTTTAAATTATGCCTTCGACGGAAGAAAATTTACCGCAAAGCGTCTTTACATTTTACTTTTTATTGGATTAGGATTGGCTTTAGCCAAAGTAGTTTATGTTTGGTTGATTGTATCCTTCTTAATTATTCCTGTTGAACGATTTAATAATATCAGGCAAAAAATAAGTCTGTTTCTTTTTATACTCATTGTTTGTTTAATGGCCAGCGCCTTGTGGTCATTGCACGTGAAATCTAATCTGATAGCGTATGCAGATTATAACGCGGCTTACAAAGACAATTGCTGCCTTTCGCATTGCGCAAATTTTGAAGCCCAAAAAGAAATAATATTATCTGATGTCACTTACTTTCCAAAAGTGGTTTACCGCAGTTTGTTTAAGCACCCTTATACCTACCTTGCCGGATACATCGGTACTTTTGGGAATAACGATATTCCATTGCCAAGAGGTATATTTTATTTTGCATACTTGTTTATTTTATGGGTTGCCTATAAAGAGCAAAATGAGTTTAAATTAAGTATAAAGCAAAAACTGATATTGATTGGGGCAAGCCTTGCCTCCTTTCTCACGCTACTCTTATCACAACACTTAACCTGGGATTGTGTTGGTGAAGGAATAGTAGATGTATTGCAGGGACGCTACTTAATTCCATTATTTCCGGCCATTTTTATTTTTATAAGTGGGGTAAGAAAAAATGAAACTCGTCTCTTTTTCATCCCTATTTTATTGTTTGTTCTTTTAATAAACCTTTCTTCATTCAAAATCATTTATAATCGTTATGTGAAAAAAACATTTATAAGTAATTTAGAGTGGATTTGTGATCTAGAAAAAACTTCTAACGATTTATTAGCTACTAGTGATGATAGTGTTTTTGTGCAAGGAACTCCTTCACGCTGCGACTCAATATCATTTAGCGGTAAATACTGTGCTAAACTTTCGCCGGCTTCACCTTTTTGTTTTACTTATAAATTTAAAAATATTACACAAGGAGATCTAATAGAAGTAAGCGCTTGGCAAAAAGGAGAAGACTGTCAGGTTATTCTTTCCACCGTTGGAAAAAAATGTGGCGAAATTTATCAAACCAACCATGGAAATTTAATTCCAAACAAAAACGGCTGGAATAAACTTCACTATGTATTTACTTTTAACGAGCCTTGTAAATTAACAGATTCAACCGAAGCCACCTTTTTTCTATGGAACCCTAAAAACCAAGCGTGTTATATTGACGATTTAAAGTTTAGTATTAAAAAATTCGGAACTGATTATCTGAATCATAAGTCTACTCTGTTTTAA
- a CDS encoding tetratricopeptide repeat protein, with protein MFRFWFIFLLPLSFLGQNKTIDSLQLILKNAKHDTTRCILLSKMIELENDDAVWPVWNEQIFHISENELKANSPYRHFYLKYHSSSVRNKAYLSFNNGHAQEAISLYLSTIKAFEELKDKGEIAETYKNIGTIHERLSQMKEAVMYWEKSLKIFEELYDKGGIATIFGSLGVVYDKQGNIPKAIHYYELSLRMLEELNDNVGVANALLNLGFVYQSQGDVESALNYYQKALLLQKEVKDRRGEAYSLHGIAKLLAKKGEQIKALEYYEESLRIRRNINDKQGEAQTLNNMAVIFNEEGMTEKALEYHQLAKNLQEKTGEKKGLIGTLINMGRIYLKKDRMPQALDNFSKSWSLSNELGFPEDIRNSAFQLTTYYKKSGEYNRALQFYETYIQMRDSINNESTRKASIKSQLKYEYEKQAAADSVAHAKESEVKNAELAKQSAEIKAKKNQQYALFGGLVLVMIFAGFMFNRFKVTQKQKEIIEHQKEIVEEQKKLVEEKQKEILDSIHYARRIQMAQIPSEKRVAALVKRLR; from the coding sequence ATGTTCCGATTTTGGTTCATATTCCTTTTACCACTTTCCTTTTTAGGACAGAACAAAACCATCGATTCACTTCAGTTGATATTAAAGAACGCTAAGCATGATACAACCCGTTGTATATTGTTATCCAAAATGATTGAATTGGAAAATGATGATGCTGTTTGGCCGGTTTGGAACGAACAGATTTTCCACATTTCTGAAAATGAACTTAAAGCAAATTCGCCATATCGCCATTTTTATTTAAAATACCATTCTTCTTCAGTGCGGAACAAAGCTTATTTATCCTTTAACAATGGTCATGCACAGGAGGCAATATCACTTTATCTAAGTACCATAAAAGCATTCGAAGAGCTTAAAGACAAAGGGGAAATAGCTGAGACTTACAAGAATATTGGAACAATACACGAGCGTTTATCGCAAATGAAAGAGGCTGTGATGTATTGGGAAAAATCGCTGAAAATATTTGAAGAGCTTTATGATAAGGGAGGAATTGCAACAATATTTGGAAGTTTAGGGGTTGTATACGACAAGCAAGGTAACATTCCCAAAGCCATTCATTATTATGAACTCAGTTTACGGATGCTGGAAGAATTGAACGATAATGTAGGTGTGGCAAATGCCTTGCTCAACTTGGGCTTTGTTTACCAATCGCAAGGCGATGTTGAATCTGCTTTAAACTACTACCAAAAAGCTTTACTCTTACAGAAAGAGGTAAAAGACAGAAGAGGCGAAGCATATTCATTGCATGGTATTGCAAAACTCCTTGCAAAAAAGGGAGAGCAAATAAAAGCCCTGGAGTATTATGAAGAAAGTCTAAGGATCAGAAGAAATATAAATGATAAGCAGGGAGAGGCGCAAACGCTTAATAACATGGCCGTTATTTTTAATGAAGAAGGGATGACCGAAAAAGCGCTGGAATATCATCAACTTGCCAAGAACTTACAGGAAAAGACCGGTGAAAAAAAAGGGCTGATTGGTACGCTCATTAACATGGGAAGGATTTATCTTAAAAAAGACCGGATGCCACAAGCTTTAGATAATTTTAGTAAAAGTTGGAGTCTTAGTAATGAGTTAGGCTTTCCGGAAGATATTCGCAATTCAGCGTTTCAACTAACAACCTATTATAAAAAGTCAGGAGAATACAATAGGGCGCTGCAATTTTACGAGACATATATTCAAATGCGCGATAGCATCAATAATGAATCAACCCGCAAAGCAAGTATCAAATCCCAACTCAAATACGAATACGAAAAACAAGCGGCGGCTGATTCTGTTGCACATGCTAAAGAAAGTGAAGTAAAAAATGCGGAACTGGCTAAACAAAGCGCAGAAATAAAGGCAAAGAAAAATCAACAGTACGCATTGTTCGGTGGATTAGTGTTAGTCATGATTTTTGCCGGGTTTATGTTTAACCGTTTTAAAGTAACCCAAAAACAAAAGGAAATTATTGAACATCAAAAAGAAATTGTTGAAGAGCAAAAGAAACTCGTTGAAGAAAAACAAAAAGAAATTCTAGATTCTATTCATTATGCTCGGCGAATTCAAATGGCGCAGATACCTAGCGAGAAAAGAGTAGCCGCATTAGTGAAACGATTGCGATAA
- the dprA gene encoding DNA-protecting protein DprA, with the protein MDGEDLIYQIGLTLIDGVGDINAKNLLAYCGSPREVFKQKKTSLTKVPGIGERLALSISNHKKLLKRAEEEVRFIEKYKIKPLFFTDEEYPNRLKYCSDSPIMLFYKGNANLNKSKVISVVGSRKPSEYGRQMTQNFIQELQGSDVLVVSGLAYGIDICAHRASLDNQLQTVGVLAHGLDRIYPQTHDKTAKKMISNGGLLTDFMSGTNPDAVNFPKRNRIVAGMCDALVVVESKRQGGSLITATIANSYNKDVFAFPGRAGEALAEGGNGLIKQNKAVLIENAADLFYAMQWEEKESKKKAGQIPLLLNLTDEEKRIINAFGSKKEMHMDEICYISGMTISKVAALLLQMEFNYIIKSKPGKMFEVL; encoded by the coding sequence ATGGATGGCGAGGATTTAATTTATCAAATAGGTTTAACACTTATTGATGGGGTTGGCGATATAAATGCCAAGAATTTACTGGCTTATTGTGGAAGTCCCAGGGAAGTGTTTAAGCAGAAAAAGACTAGTTTAACCAAAGTGCCGGGGATAGGGGAGCGCTTGGCCTTATCTATATCAAATCACAAAAAACTTTTAAAGAGAGCCGAAGAAGAAGTAAGATTTATTGAAAAATATAAAATTAAACCATTGTTTTTTACCGATGAAGAGTATCCAAATCGTTTAAAATATTGCAGCGATAGTCCTATTATGCTATTTTATAAAGGGAATGCTAATTTAAATAAATCTAAAGTTATAAGTGTGGTTGGGAGCCGTAAACCTAGTGAATATGGTAGGCAGATGACTCAAAATTTCATTCAGGAATTGCAAGGCAGCGATGTGTTGGTGGTGAGCGGCCTGGCTTACGGTATTGATATTTGTGCCCATAGAGCTTCATTGGACAATCAATTACAAACCGTGGGCGTTTTGGCTCACGGCTTAGACCGTATTTATCCGCAAACCCACGATAAGACTGCCAAAAAAATGATAAGTAATGGGGGCTTATTGACTGATTTTATGAGCGGAACAAATCCGGATGCTGTTAATTTTCCGAAAAGAAACCGGATAGTGGCGGGAATGTGCGATGCGTTAGTTGTGGTGGAAAGTAAAAGACAAGGCGGAAGTTTAATAACGGCCACCATTGCTAACAGTTATAATAAGGATGTTTTTGCTTTTCCCGGAAGAGCGGGTGAAGCTTTAGCAGAAGGGGGAAACGGACTCATTAAACAAAATAAAGCTGTATTGATTGAAAACGCAGCTGATTTATTTTATGCCATGCAGTGGGAAGAAAAAGAAAGCAAGAAAAAAGCCGGACAAATTCCGCTTTTATTAAACCTAACTGATGAAGAAAAAAGAATTATCAATGCCTTTGGCTCTAAAAAGGAAATGCACATGGATGAAATCTGTTATATCAGCGGAATGACCATAAGTAAAGTAGCCGCACTATTATTACAAATGGAATTTAATTATATCATCAAAAGTAAACCGGGTAAAATGTTTGAAGTACTTTAG
- a CDS encoding tetratricopeptide repeat protein — MGGIGTLMAQKALVDSLKLSLINAKHDTTRFNIRFMIGELTPIHRMGYWDSLKNDCETALKVFDGKSNSKMSPEQKVFYTLEAGAIGNMAFIAQRTGDVAQSLILQERSLRMRELIGDKLGQANSLHNIIQIYKGQGQWPMALEYSKKVLKIGEETKNKFILGVAYNGIGHIYLKTEITDSAMKYFDQSLTVRKEINDISGIADCYYCMGLLYQKRGDINQALKNFNETVHIYEKMGDEGSKAATLCHVGKMHLQLKNYSMAFKCLNESSDISNKLGYPELIRNSSSMLAKTYKATGNYKLALQNYEIYIRFRDSISSMANKKAAIKNQLKYEYEKQAAADSVAHAKESEVKNAELAKQNAEIKAKKNQQYALFGGLGLVMIFAGFMFNRFKVTQKQKEIIEHQKEIVEEQKKLVEEKQKEILDSIHYARRIQMAQIPSEKRVIGMLHKVKKRE, encoded by the coding sequence TTGGGAGGCATTGGAACTTTAATGGCTCAAAAAGCCTTGGTGGATTCACTTAAACTTTCTTTAATAAACGCAAAACACGACACAACGCGTTTTAACATCAGGTTCATGATTGGAGAGTTAACGCCAATTCATCGAATGGGATACTGGGATTCGTTGAAAAACGATTGTGAAACGGCACTTAAGGTTTTTGACGGAAAATCAAATTCAAAAATGAGTCCGGAGCAAAAAGTATTTTATACACTCGAAGCCGGTGCTATTGGAAATATGGCTTTTATTGCGCAGCGTACAGGTGATGTTGCTCAGTCGCTCATTTTGCAGGAACGTAGTTTGCGTATGAGGGAACTAATTGGAGACAAGTTAGGCCAGGCTAATTCCCTTCATAACATAATTCAAATTTATAAAGGTCAGGGACAATGGCCCATGGCGCTTGAATATTCAAAGAAGGTGCTGAAAATTGGGGAGGAAACAAAAAACAAATTTATATTGGGAGTTGCCTATAATGGTATTGGCCATATTTATTTAAAAACGGAAATAACAGATAGTGCAATGAAATATTTTGATCAAAGTTTAACAGTACGTAAGGAAATTAATGATATATCCGGTATTGCAGACTGTTATTATTGTATGGGCTTGCTTTATCAAAAGAGAGGTGATATTAATCAAGCATTGAAAAATTTTAATGAAACTGTACACATTTATGAAAAAATGGGCGACGAAGGCTCGAAAGCGGCCACACTTTGTCATGTTGGAAAAATGCACCTTCAGTTAAAAAACTATTCAATGGCTTTTAAGTGCTTAAACGAAAGTTCAGATATCAGCAACAAATTGGGATATCCCGAATTAATAAGAAACTCTTCCTCTATGCTGGCTAAAACTTATAAAGCTACCGGAAATTATAAATTGGCTTTACAAAATTATGAGATTTATATTCGATTTCGCGATAGCATAAGTAGTATGGCAAACAAAAAAGCCGCTATAAAAAATCAACTCAAATACGAATACGAAAAACAAGCTGCGGCTGATTCTGTTGCACACGCTAAAGAAAGTGAAGTAAAAAATGCGGAGCTGGCCAAACAAAACGCAGAAATAAAGGCAAAGAAAAATCAACAATATGCTTTATTTGGAGGGTTGGGATTAGTAATGATCTTTGCGGGATTTATGTTTAACCGCTTTAAGGTTACCCAAAAACAAAAGGAAATTATTGAACATCAAAAAGAAATTGTTGAAGAGCAAAAGAAACTCGTTGAAGAAAAACAAAAAGAAATTCTAGATTCGATTCATTATGCGCGAAGGATACAGATGGCGCAGATACCATCGGAAAAACGTGTGATCGGGATGCTTCATAAGGTTAAAAAGCGGGAATAA
- a CDS encoding tetratricopeptide repeat protein — translation MKKLSFIFLLSGSFLTKAQDTVKVATNLTPEQMVELDYNSGLEALKKNDHQTAVDFFTKSLGVNPNYDKALTNRAVAYTSLKKYNEAIADINNAIRLNGQNAESYFNKSMIYFQMNKSDSEQVSLERCLSLKKDHAEAAYYLGLMYYEKNDPDKALEYYSLAIQSNPNYAYAYNDRGSVKRKKNDLAGAIADYEKAVSIDNKQFFIYNNLGSAHRANKNYSKAIEAYSKAIEVNPSYFIAVNNRGSAHFENNNLTAAQKDFEEVLKRDPKNTSAYNNLASIALKNKDYNKAKSMSSKSIELDAKNGPAYYNRGIACQMLHDENGCCSDWKKALELGVTGAKTFLNMSCD, via the coding sequence ATGAAAAAATTAAGTTTTATTTTTTTGCTTTCCGGAAGTTTTTTAACTAAGGCGCAGGACACCGTGAAAGTAGCAACCAATTTAACCCCAGAACAAATGGTGGAATTGGATTACAACAGCGGTTTAGAAGCGCTTAAAAAAAATGACCACCAAACTGCTGTAGATTTTTTTACCAAAAGTTTAGGCGTAAATCCAAATTATGATAAGGCCTTAACTAATCGTGCAGTTGCCTACACTTCATTAAAAAAATACAACGAGGCTATTGCCGACATCAATAATGCAATTCGTTTAAATGGGCAAAATGCTGAATCGTACTTTAATAAGAGTATGATTTATTTTCAGATGAATAAAAGTGATAGTGAACAGGTTTCGTTAGAAAGATGTTTAAGTTTAAAAAAAGATCATGCTGAAGCAGCATATTATCTCGGTTTAATGTATTATGAAAAAAATGATCCAGATAAGGCACTCGAATATTACAGCTTGGCAATCCAATCCAATCCAAATTATGCTTATGCTTACAATGACAGAGGAAGCGTGAAAAGAAAAAAAAATGATTTGGCGGGCGCAATAGCGGATTATGAAAAGGCTGTTTCCATTGATAATAAACAATTTTTTATTTATAATAATTTGGGTTCTGCGCATCGGGCCAATAAAAATTATTCCAAAGCGATTGAGGCTTATTCTAAGGCAATAGAAGTTAACCCTTCGTATTTCATAGCGGTAAACAATCGGGGTTCCGCTCATTTTGAGAATAACAACTTAACGGCTGCCCAAAAAGATTTTGAAGAAGTATTAAAACGCGATCCTAAAAACACATCGGCATATAATAATTTAGCTTCTATTGCCCTCAAGAACAAAGATTATAATAAGGCTAAATCAATGTCCTCCAAATCCATCGAATTGGATGCAAAAAACGGGCCTGCTTATTATAACCGGGGGATAGCCTGCCAAATGCTACACGATGAAAACGGTTGCTGTTCGGATTGGAAAAAAGCCCTAGAGCTTGGCGTTACCGGAGCTAAAACTTTCTTAAATATGTCTTGCGATTAA